From Acinonyx jubatus isolate Ajub_Pintada_27869175 chromosome E2, VMU_Ajub_asm_v1.0, whole genome shotgun sequence:
TCACCTCTGGGTCCCATCCCGGTGCTAACGGCCTCCGCCATTCCCCAGGGGGTCCGGGTGGCCCTGCTCCTCGTCAGACCCCTTCTCCGGAGCgactgaggagggagggagggatcacGGCTGGCCCGGGGCACCCGGCTCGAAGCCAGGGCACTGACGACAGCACAGAGCAGACCGTGCGGTGGGGCTCAGACCCCGCGGGTCCTTGTTGCCAGATGACGAAGGGTGCCAGGGCCGGGGCCGCCTGATCCCGGATGGCAATGTCCCCTCAGTCACAGTCAACCAGTTAGGACTGCCATCTGGACTTGACAGAGCAGGCTTCTGGGGGAGCACGTGGCAGAAACCCGATCACATCGGTTGCTCCTCAAGCATACCCCCTCCCCCCGGCTTGCTCAGGGGCCTGCGGAGGCAGCAGGTGACCAGGGGCTCCGCCAACCGTTAGGGACCGCCACACGCTCCCCCAGGGGGAGGCTCACGGACTCGCTCACTCGGTGCTCAGAAAGCAGGCGGCAGTTGACGAGCTGAGAGCAGCTCCCTCCTGAGGCCAGGCACGAGTCCAGAAAGatgaaggcaggggagggtgtgTGGGCTCTCCGGGAGCCCCTCTAGAGCTGGCCCTGGGCACAGGAGGCCTGCCCCCACAGACCACCCCACCCGGTCAGCCAGCGGAGGCCGGCCACAAGTCGCTCCCGTCTCTGCTGCCCCACAGCTGCAGCCCCCGCAGGGCCCCAAGGTCCATGGGCTCCCTCACCCGCTCTCCCCGCCCCTTGTCCCGGCTCTGGTCCCTGCCCTCTGCGCCAGCCTCAAAAGTGCCGTGCGACACGCTCTTCCGTCGGAGCCTCTGCTGACACAAGGAAAACACCAAACGTGATCTCAGAAGACCTTTAGTCTCCACGCACCGTGCCCGAGGCCTTGCCCCCAGCAGCAGGGACGCTCAGGAACAGGCACGGGATGATAAACATCCATCTGGACGATGGCTTATATACACAGTGCTTGTCTTCAAGCAACGGCCGCTGAGTTCCGGCTCAACACACTTGTATCATCATAGACGTCACCATGCTGTCAAAGGCCCTGCGAAGAAACACAGACCGATTCGGAGAAGCGGACCGGGCTCTGCACCCCCGGACCGGAGGAGTCCTCCAAAGTCCAGTGAACGCGGCCTCGAGGCCAGGCGATGAGAACCGAagtctcccacctcctcctgcctcaCGGCCCTGCCCTGGCTGGGGCTCCAGGAAGGGGTGCGGGGCTGCGGCGTGGGTTCACAGGGCCACGGTACAGCAAGGACGGCTAACGGAGGTCCCTGTCCCGCACAGCCCGGGAGACACAGTGTCGGGGCTGAGGGGAGGCACCACGGGAAGGGCCCAGCTTGGGTCTCTGCAAGGTCCTCTTGCCTGACAGCTACGAGGAGCCCCCCAGGAACCGTGTCTAGGAACGCAGGGAATTCCCAGGGGCGGATCTGGAACGTGTGATTGTGAATGCTTCTTTATAAAGCATCTTTGTGACGTGCTAATGTCCCATCTGCATCGACTTGAGACCTGTGTGGATCATACCTGCGACCCCATCTCCTAACCGTCCCAGTTTAACATCGAAGACCAAGTCTTTGTGTGTGGGTTCCGCGGAGGTGCCCCAGGACTTACTGGGCATACGCGGGAAACCAAGAGGGCAGGGTCCGTGCCCTGGCCTGCTCCCCCATCCTCTTCTCACATGTCGGAATCCACGTGGTGATTACTGGAAAACCAGGTTCTGCTGCGTCAGAACCACTCCTCGGAGGAACAAGGCCCGTGGCTGAAATCGACCTTCCCTCCCTCACGTTCAGAATCGCAGCTTTTCGTACAAGGCAGCGTCCACACGGCAGTCAGCTCACCTGGACTGAATGCGGTCCCCAGGGTTGTAGAAAGGGTTGCACATCACATCTGTATAGGAATTGTGCAGCTTCCGGAACATCTGAGAAGGAATCGATGGTGTTAATTCACGTGCACACGCCGCGGCTGCCGAATTCTGGCTTCTCGGCATTTGGAAACAAAGCGAAAGAGAGAAAACGCACGAGCCCAGGAACATCCTGAGACGCCGCGCACTTACACTGCGGATCTCGTTGTCTCGAAGCGCCGTGTTGGAGGAGTCCACCACCATGACGAACTTCACCTTGGAGTTGGTCACGTAGCCGTATCTGCACGGCGGGTTAGGGAACACTCTTTCAATAGAGACTCTGTGACGGCACGAAAAACGGCACCACCGTGGACGGCGTGTGAGCAGAGGGCCAACTGTGCGCGTCCCTCGGCTCCGAAGCCACTTTGGCAAAATATCACCACCTTGCATCAAGAAGGACCCCGGACCGGACCAGACCTGCCCCACAACAGCGGGAAAGGACCACACGGACCATGCCAGGGGGGACTGCACACTTCCCTGGGGCAGCTTCTGGTGTTTACAGGAGAAGGACGGGCAGCTAAGTCTTCTCCCGATCGGAGCTCTGGGGGGGCCCACACCCTGGGGTACCTCAACTTCGTTCTCCATCACTTCCTGGCCCAGCAGTGCTAACTGCCAGTGCAGAAGCCCAAGAACCAGGCAGACCCTGCCTAAGGCACCCTCACCGCAACGGGCCACTTCCCCTGGTGGGACGGTGGCTCCCGGGCAGATGTCATCGAGGGCAAGCTACAGCACTGCTCGTGGAACGACCTCTGAACTCCACGGATGTCATGCCGTTTGTCCCCAGGGACTGGTCAAAACTTATGGTGACTTGTGGGGCTGGGCCTGGTGACAAATCTAGAATTGCTGTCCTTGCTCAGGAGCACTGGCCCCACTGAGACGGCACGGGAGGCAGTCCTCACAGGCGCTAAGTAAGAGGGCTCCTGCTGCTTCTGCAAACCGGACAAAGGGCAGGTGCAGACTGCCACACAGTTCCAGGGAATCCATGCCCAGGTCTTCCCACGTGACCCTCCTAACTACGTAAAAAAGGGTGTGAAGTCCCAATTAGCCTCAAGCTGCCCTAATTCTCTGCTGGTTGAGAGCTCTCGCTTTCTTTCCGAGTGATATTCCAAGATGTCTTTCGAGATCACCTGATCCCACAGTTACACCTGGAAGCCGGAGGCGGGATCTCTGGATGCAAAGCCCACGTAGGGAGACCGCCCACGGGACCAGCCCCCGCCAGGTGTGAAGGATACACCTTGTAGTCCTCTGTGGGGTACAGCAGGCCCAGGTAGAGCTCCCTCTGGTCCACCAAGGCCTTCCCCATCGCGGAGATCTTCTCATCCACCACGTCCAGGGACGTGTGCACCATGTAGTGGAACTTCAGCTCATTCTCTGTGGGGGCGCTGCGGATGTAAAGAGGGTAATTCTGCAAGAAAGGATGTCGGCAACTGAGGTGACGAGGGTCCGCCCCGTGTGCACAGGCTACGAGGACACGGCCACGGAGCACACGGACGACAAGAACCAATGAGTCACAGGAACATACTCTCATTCTCTAAAACCCATCGCGCAACCCTCCAAGCTGCTGTGGGCACTGCCTTCAGGGAACCCAGGCTAATCTGAGGTTTCCCTGTTGCCTGCATGGGGCATCATcagcggggggcaggggcagaagaaCTGGGTTTGAGCACAGCCCGACTACAAGCCCTGGCACCTGGAGAAGTCGCTGACCTTTTGTGTGGGGCCCCGTCCTGGAGTGTGCTGTCCTCCCAGCCCACAATACTAGCTGTTTCCCGATTCGTCCTCACTGCTACCTGTCCACCTGGCAGAGGCACTCAGACGCCCTCTCGCTAAACGCTGTCGAGGCTCAGCTCAAACCTTCCTTCATCTCTGCACGGCCAATTCTTACCATTCCAACCCCAGGGGTTAATCGGGCCTTCCACGGGCTCCCACATGCCACAATTCACAGATTCTGTCCTGCTCTTGGTGCCGCACAGATATAATAAACACGATGCTCTCTCTACCCTAACGGAACTAACATCTAGCGAGAAACAGTCAACAAACCCACCCACCAGCAAATAACACGCTATGTGCTAAGACAAGGCTGCCCTTGAAAAGCTTCCCTAAGGATCACCTCCTAAGCCTGGTCTTCTGGAAACACAGAATACAATATAAAACCACGTGGACGGCCGTTCAGCCGTCTGAGGATTCAGAAACAGCCTTCTGGAGGAAAGGAAATCTAAGGTGACCAATGTACGAAGATGGcagtgggacagagggaggagcgttccaagtgcaaaggcccagaggtgagAAAGCTGCAGGTAATTCCGTTGGGTCGGAGTGGTTCGGGGAGAGGGACATGAGACGACTAGAGTATTCTGACGTTCTCGCAAGGCAACAAGCCGCCACTGGCGAGATTTCCGGCAGGGGCGTGACACGGTCCGGTTAGCTTTAAAACTGCACCGTGGCTGCAGTGTGGAGAGAAGGCTGCTGGCGGTCGGGCGGGCGAAGAGGCGGCCGAGCGCGAGCGCCCCGCGCAGCAGGATGTGCAAGATGGGCAGCTAGGCTCGGGAGCGAGAGTCAACGGGGCCCGCGGACTGACGGGCGGACGGAAGCGGGGGTCCGGGGCCGTGCCCGCCCCGGGGCTGACACTCCAGCCGCCGCGGACGCGGGTCTGGGCGTCGCCTGTCCCCGCACCGCCCCCACCACACCGGGGCGCGGCGAGGCCCCCAGGCCCGTGCTCGCGGAGCcctctgggcagggagggggcgagGGCGGGGGCCCGGGCAGGGGTCCCGCAGCCGCGTTCCCGCAGGCAGCCTCTCGGCGGGCGCCCGCCCGGGGCAGGAGCGGGACAGGCCCGCCAGCATACGCACCTCCTTGGCGATCACCGCCACGCACACCGCCATCTTGGAGGCCCGGTCGGGCGTGTCACGTGACCCGGCCGCCAGTCACGCGCTctccctggccccgccccgccgcccggcCGGAAAAGCTGCCCGCGCCGGTCGGTTCCTGCCGCTGGCCCGGGCTCGATGGCGCCGGGCGCGGTTGCTATGGCGTCGGTTGCCGCGGCGACGACCTGGcggctggtgctgctgctgctgctgctgctgctgctgagcaTCGGGGGGCTCGGGGCCGCGGACGGCCCGCGGCCCCCCAACATCTTGCTCCTGCTTATGGACGACGTGAGTGCAGCCGCCGATCAGGCTCTGGGGGAGGACCCGGAGTGGGAGGGGCCgtgggggagttggggggagggccGTGGTGGCGAGAGACCGTGCGAGTGTCGTGGGGGAGGTGATGGGGGGGCCCTGAGGGAGAGAAGGGCCGTGGGGGAAAGGCCCGTGGGCTGGGGAGGGCCATAGGTGGGGGAGGCCGAGGGGGAGTGTGGGGTGGAGGACCGTGGGGGGAGGGCCATAGGTGGGGGAGGCCGAGGGGGAGTGTGGGGTGGAGGGCCGTGGGGGGAGGGCCATAGGTGGGGGAGGCCGAGGGGGAGTGTGGAGGGAAGGGCCGTGGGGGGAAGACTGTGGATAGGCcgagggagagtggggggggggggaggtgggaggggtctGGGGAGAGGTCGTACAGGTGGGAAGGGCCAAGGGCCCTTGAAGGGAGGACCGTAGGTGGGGCAGACAAtgggtggggaaggtggggagggggctgtgggggaggaggTAGCTACCccagggcaggaggtggggctaTAGGTGAGGCTGTAGGTGGGGGAGGCCCTGTGGCACCCACCGGGGAGGGATTAGAGCCTGGTCCTGTCATCAGTAGTCTTACTGCAATAAAGTGGAATTGAAGTGGCCAAGTCCAGGCCGGCCAGGGGACGACTTCTTCTCCGCCCTCCCGCTCTGGAAGGACAGAGGGGCAGCCCAGACCGGCtctcagcaacccccccccccacatcccgTTGCCGTCTCCCCCTCTGGCAGCGCCTAGGGTGtcgggggcagggaaggggtgtAGAGCTGACCCAGGCCCCCTGCCCTGAGAGTCACTTTCTCTGTGTTTGGCCTGCTGGGTGCGCCCTGCCTGGGGCCGCTCCCGGCTTGCAGACACTTGTGGCCGCAGGTCAGGCGTTTGTGGGTCTGAGAGCGGAGGATGTTAGCTGCTGGGTGTGTGTGCGGGCCCAGGGGCGTGGCCCCCCCGGGCCACTCTGGGGGGCCAGCCCTGCAGGGGTTCGCAGGATTTTTGGCAGCAGGCTGAGCTGTCGGTGCGTCCCCTTGTGACTTTGTCACCTTGCTCTATCTGCAGAAGCTGGCAGTGGAGACTCTGAACTTAGAGTGGGTTGTCAGGGAAAAGCCGGAGCACAGAGGGCAGGCCCAGGGTGCTCGACAGTGCTCAGGCCCCGTCCCTCTTGTGACTTGCGCTCCTCAAACCCTCGGAAGGACTCCGCTTCGGTGTGAGTCGGCCGGCAGCTGCGGCCCTTGGAGAGCTTCAGGATGGCCACGAAGAGGCCGAGGCCAGGCTGGTGAGGGGAGCGTTCAGCCTGGCCCTGACCTCCAGGGAAGGTCAGGGTGTGGAGCTTGAGTTCCATCCCTGACGACAGTGACTTAATCGGTCACGGCCTGTAGCGAACCCTCCGTGAAAACCCCGAGCAGCGGCAGCTGAGGGGTTCCAGGCGGGTACCTCCATGGAGGTGCCGGGAGGGTGGCCTGACCAGGGGGCAAGCAGGCTTCtgcccacccaggctccccttgggCTGTTCCGTCTGTCTCATCTGGTGTTCCCGAGTCACACCCTTTAGGACAAACTGGTGTCAGGAAATACGACGCATTCCTGGGCTCTGTGAGACGTGGCAGCCAGTCCTTGGGTTCCGTCAGAAGTACAGAGGCCTGGAACACGCAGCTGGTGTCTGCAGTGGGGCCAGCCTGTGGCACTGAGCCCCTCACCTGTGGGGTCTGATGCCAGCtcctgggaggtggggcagaACTGGGTGGTTGGCACCCAGGAGCTGAAGAAGCAGTTGGTGTGGAGAACCCCCAGAGTTAGTGTCAGAAGTGTTgcgagtaggggcgcctggggggctcagtcggttgagtgtccaactggtggtttcggctcaggtcatgatctcacagttcgtgagtttgagccccgcatcgggctctgtgctgacagtgcagagcctgcttgggattctctctctctgcccctcccgtgtgtgtgtgtgtgtgtgtgtgtgtgtgcactctctctctctctctcgttctttctctcaaaataaataaaaatgaaaaataaaaaagtttttcgAGTAAAAATTGGGATTTCCCCAAAAGGCAGACAGAGACCCTCACGGGACCTTTGGACCAGGGCCATGGGCCTCACGCAGCTGCCGGGAAAAATTCAGGTTTCAGAGATTTAGCTCAAGAAAATGAACGTAAAGTCTCTCAAAACTTTTCcttattaaaatcataatttttttttataaaaaaaaaaaaaaagagttcttcaGCAGTCCTGAAGAAAAATCCCAGACACTTCTGTGGTTCTGCTCTCCGGGGGACACTGAACGTGCTGGTCTTCAGTGTGTGAACTTGCTCAGGGGATGGCTGCTCCTGAAGCAGGTTGTGGCCTCTCGGGAGACCCCGTCCCGATGGCTGTGACGGAAACTCCGCTTCCTGGGGAACAACATGTCTTGCACACGcgccctctgtgtctccctgcctgtGCCAGCCCCTCAGAGCCGGGCCCGCCAGAGGCTGGTGTGAGCAGGCCCCTTGGGCTGGCCACACTCTCCTGAAGGCTCACCCTTTCGGattcctgccctccccttctGTCTCCGGGCAGTACACGCTCTCCTCGCCAGCGCCCGTAGCGTTTTATGTTGTAGTGTTTTGAAATGATCGTGTTTTGGGGACGCTGGGTCGAAATCCATTAACTTCTGTTTCGTTCTGCCTTTTTGAGGGGCTGCTGGAGGGCCCAGACGTGCACGGGTGACTGTGTTTTGTCGAAAGCGTGGCTTCAGGCCCAAGAGGTCCCAAGTGGTGGTGCGTGACCGGCACCGCGGTGCTTTCGCTTGAGGGGACTATGtggggagccccccaccccccggacaCCCGCCATGGGGCAACAGGAAACCGTCACAGCTGGCCGGGAGAGTCAGGGCTGGGCCTCTCGCGTGCAGGTTCCTCCTTGTGGCCTTGGGGTTGCTTGGCAGCCAGAAGTCCTCCAGACTTCTGATCCGCCAACGTGGGTTACTTGGGACCTGCTGATGATAATGACATGACACGCACTCGGAGTGACTCAGGCGACGATAGCAATTCCGTTTTTCCCAACCGGATAGGCCCAGCCACTGTGGCTTCAGGCCAGCAGGATCCAGAAGCACGCCCGGTCCCCCCGAGCCGCGTCTCCAGGCCCGGTTGCAGGGTGCGCTGCCTTGATGGCTCAGGTGGCTTGCCTGAGTCAGCCTCGCTGGGGAGGTCCAGTGCAGGGAGCGGGATGGGGGCAGGCGTGGCGGGGCCTCCTCGGCTCTCCCGGGTGGCGCCCGGCAAGGGCCAGGACCACGGACGGACGGCTGTGTCGGTGTCCCTCACCGGGCGGGCGCGCGCCCCAGGAGTTTAGAAGATGTTGGGAACGACTGCAGGGTCGgagagatcgagccccgcgtggggctccatgctagcatcgtggagcctgcttgggagcctctctctccccgtcgctgttcctcccccactagtgccCATGTTTATGcgcgtgcactctttctctctctgtgtctctaagtaagtaaataaataaaaagagttaTCCTTTCTGTCCGagtcctggaggccagagggAAATCGGGGTGGCGGCAGGACTGGCTCCCCCGGGCCTCGGGAGGAGCCTCTCCTGCCTGTCCTCTGGCTCTGGTGGCCCCTGGCCTTCCCGGCTTGTGGCCTCGGCCCTCAGTCTCTCTCCTCCCATGGCTTCCCCGTGTCTGCATCTCCTGCCTGGACAGGAGTCGTTGAGTTTGGGGCCCGTCTCCCCCCAGAGACCCCACATCTTAGCGGACGACACCTGCGTTTCCAAATAGGAGGCGTGCGTGGGGTCCGAGTGGACCTGACGTTCGACCCGGGACCGTGTGGGTGGGCCGCGTTCTGTACGTGCACCCGGCACGTGACAGGCTCTGGGGCCGTCGTGAATCGTGGCGCCGGCTGGCCGTTCCCCGGGTAGACCCGGGAGTGGAACCACGCGGGCGTGGGGCCATGCCGTGGCGAGCTTGGTGGGGAGCCTGGCCGCTTCTTCCTCGGCCTGGCTTTGCGCAGTAGGCTCGGGGGCTCTCGCTTCTCGTTGCGCGTAGATGTGTGTTTTGAGCCGCTGGCCCCGCGAGCGGGAGGCCGCCGGGCGCTGGGGTGGGGTCGGTGGGCTCTGCGGCTCGCGGGGCGCAGCGACGGTGGCTCTGGCTTTCCAGTCGCGGCTCCCCTGAGACGGAAGGAGGTGGTTCCACCTCTCCGTGCCGTCTCCTGCAGATGGGGTGGGGCGATCTGGGCGTGAACGGAGAACCTTCCAGAGAGACCCCAAATTTGGACCGGATGGCCGCAGAGGGGACGCTTTTCCCAAACTTCTACTCAGCCAATCCACTGTGCTCGCCGTGTAAGTTGGGGCTGGGCTGCGGGCATGAGGAGGGTACGGGCACCCGGGCGGCCCTGACTCCGCCGCTCCCGCCTTCCTTCCGAGCGGAGCGCCACAAGGGCTGGCAGGCGGGTGCGGCCTTTTCCCCTGGGGCCCGAGCCCCATGCCGTCATGGGGTTGGGAGGTAGAAGCCGCCTGTGGCCTCCTGGGACAGCCACTCGGGCTGCAGAGACGGCCTAACGTGCGGCcctgggaggagcaggagggccGGAGGGGCCGGCCGTGGGGCTCGCGTGGGACTCGGGCTCGCCACGGTTTCTGTTCTCCCCGCACAGCCAGGGCGGCTCTGCTCACCGGACGCCTGCCCATCCGCAACGGCTTCTACACCACCAACGGGAGGGCCAGAAACGGTACGCTACCCACCGACGGCGTCTGTGGGCGCGGGGGGCccggggaggagggctggggctggtCACCGTGGTCACATGCGACCTTGCGTGTGCAGAGTGGTGCCCGTCACCTGGGCTCAGAGGTGCTGTTCAGGTTGTAGCACGTCGTTTGAAACAGACCGTTGTGGTGCTTCCGCTCAGGATAGtgcattttgggggcgcctgggggactcaggcggttgagcgtccgacttcggctcaggtcacggtctcacagtccgtgagttcgggccccacgtcgcgctctgtgccgacagatcagagcctggagcctgctttggattctgtgtctccccctctctctgcccctgcaccgCTCGCACGTGCacactctccttttctctctctcaaaaataaacattagcaagAGAAATTTAAGACTGCGTTTTTTTTGAGTTTAcgtattcattctgagagagagggggcgcaCGCACgtgcggcgggggaggggcagagagggagaatcccaagccggctccgtgctgtcagcgcagagccc
This genomic window contains:
- the TRAPPC2L gene encoding trafficking protein particle complex subunit 2-like protein isoform X1 — encoded protein: MAVCVAVIAKENYPLYIRSAPTENELKFHYMVHTSLDVVDEKISAMGKALVDQRELYLGLLYPTEDYKVYGYVTNSKVKFVMVVDSSNTALRDNEIRSMFRKLHNSYTDVMCNPFYNPGDRIQSRAFDSMVTSMMIQVC
- the TRAPPC2L gene encoding trafficking protein particle complex subunit 2-like protein isoform X2, giving the protein MVHTSLDVVDEKISAMGKALVDQRELYLGLLYPTEDYKVYGYVTNSKVKFVMVVDSSNTALRDNEIRSMFRKLHNSYTDVMCNPFYNPGDRIQSRAFDSMVTSMMIQVC